In Rhodococcus sp. NBC_00297, the following are encoded in one genomic region:
- a CDS encoding alpha/beta fold hydrolase — MRIVGERYPTRVLEMGSGDTLLLLHGQGGSLENFRHNIPAYSASYRVVAVDLLWHGLSATPPVDPALIPIWVAQVIEVIESLNLGPCHVEGQSLGGWIATTLSLQRPDLVRSLTLTTPMGLNPTTAPVDPVIFERVLKQQLATLHDLSVDGIRQRIASLFKNPDVIDDEIVQIRQALYSRRETNAALREVATAYFGRPSIEPYRIGPQELATITAPTLLYWGSANIGGPDAGEALAAAIPDAEYHCADVGHWAQYEEYDEHNRVVLDFLQRHSRLDTSSGAGSVR; from the coding sequence GTGCGCATCGTTGGTGAGCGCTACCCCACCAGGGTGCTGGAGATGGGCTCTGGTGACACACTTCTGCTGCTTCATGGGCAGGGTGGTTCACTGGAGAACTTCCGACACAACATACCCGCCTATTCGGCGAGCTACCGCGTCGTCGCGGTCGATCTGTTGTGGCACGGCCTGTCCGCTACGCCCCCGGTCGATCCGGCGTTGATCCCGATTTGGGTGGCCCAGGTCATCGAAGTGATCGAGTCGCTGAACTTGGGCCCGTGTCATGTCGAGGGACAATCTCTCGGTGGGTGGATCGCCACCACGCTGAGTCTTCAGAGACCAGACCTCGTGCGCTCTCTGACCCTCACCACCCCCATGGGCCTGAACCCGACCACAGCGCCTGTGGATCCGGTCATCTTCGAGCGTGTGCTGAAGCAGCAGCTCGCTACGCTGCACGACTTGTCTGTCGACGGGATACGGCAGCGCATTGCTTCGTTGTTCAAGAACCCGGACGTCATCGACGACGAGATCGTGCAGATACGTCAGGCGCTTTATTCGCGGAGAGAGACGAACGCCGCACTTCGCGAGGTGGCGACTGCCTATTTTGGTCGTCCTTCGATCGAGCCCTACCGGATCGGCCCGCAGGAGTTGGCAACAATTACGGCTCCCACCTTGCTCTACTGGGGTTCGGCCAATATCGGGGGCCCCGATGCAGGAGAAGCCTTGGCCGCCGCCATACCGGATGCCGAATACCATTGCGCCGATGTCGGACATTGGGCTCAGTACGAAGAGTATGACGAACATAATCGGGTCGTACTCGATTTCCTCCAACGACACAGCAGGCTCGATACGTCGAGCGGAGCCGGAAGTGTGCGATGA
- a CDS encoding alpha/beta fold hydrolase, whose product MSMQNTLSKIDEFDVQVGEYSIRVHRAGEGNEETILFLHGSGPGATGMSNFSETIADLSDEFDCVVIDQVGFGESTHPTEAQASSVSRFEVLVETNLALLDVLGLERVHLVGNSLGGWVSQQMLIEKPERFGRAVCMGSAGMAPPGATPPPALLRLITFYDDATPIGMEKLVQAMLYDADTFSDHLSAIVESRLAVAVRPDVERNHVELFADLRGRALDEDALRAIPNDVLYIHGREDPVVPLESSERLVRTVPNAYLYAIPHCGHWAQVEHAARFNAATRGFLRGEL is encoded by the coding sequence ATGAGCATGCAAAATACATTGTCGAAGATCGACGAGTTCGACGTACAGGTTGGGGAGTATTCGATCAGAGTCCACCGAGCCGGCGAGGGCAACGAGGAGACCATCCTATTCCTTCACGGTTCTGGTCCCGGTGCCACGGGAATGTCGAACTTCTCGGAGACGATCGCTGATCTGAGCGACGAGTTCGATTGTGTAGTGATCGATCAGGTCGGGTTCGGCGAATCCACGCATCCCACCGAGGCGCAGGCATCGTCGGTTTCCCGGTTCGAGGTGCTCGTCGAGACGAATTTGGCGCTGCTCGATGTCTTGGGTCTGGAGCGGGTTCATCTTGTCGGAAATTCTCTCGGAGGCTGGGTCTCTCAGCAGATGTTGATCGAGAAGCCGGAACGATTCGGCCGCGCGGTCTGCATGGGCAGCGCGGGGATGGCGCCTCCTGGAGCAACCCCGCCTCCCGCCCTGCTCAGGTTGATCACCTTCTACGATGACGCGACGCCTATCGGGATGGAAAAGTTGGTGCAGGCGATGTTGTACGACGCCGATACCTTCTCCGACCACCTGTCCGCGATCGTCGAATCACGTCTTGCCGTGGCAGTCAGACCTGATGTCGAACGCAACCATGTCGAGTTGTTTGCGGATCTGCGGGGGCGAGCGCTCGACGAGGATGCGCTTCGCGCGATCCCGAACGATGTCCTGTACATCCACGGTCGAGAAGATCCGGTCGTGCCGCTGGAGTCCAGTGAGCGCCTTGTCCGGACCGTGCCGAACGCATACCTCTACGCTATTCCACACTGCGGGCACTGGGCACAGGTCGAGCACGCTGCCCGGTTCAACGCGGCCACGAGAGGATTCCTACGTGGGGAACTCTGA
- a CDS encoding SDR family NAD(P)-dependent oxidoreductase, with translation MNFEGRTAIVSGAGRGIGRSHALLLAELHAHVVVNDLGVDREGRGVDRVPAESVVAEIVAAGGSASANHSDVSSAEGAAELVEGAVQMFGGIDILINNAGVLTGHDFPFTPVDDLRRNLDVHLVGAFELTRAAWPHLRMSDAGRVVMTSSSGLFGDLDLIAYGSAKAGVVGLAAGLAAVGARDGVGVNTIAPIANTRMSDPDPVFDSFTPRDVSAVVAYLAHSDCQLNGVTLAAGGGRVARIAIGESAGHVQQDLTIEDVADNIDTICDTGELFVPNDMAGYFRAFLGRVSDRKRLP, from the coding sequence GTGAACTTCGAAGGCCGTACGGCCATTGTGTCCGGAGCGGGGCGAGGTATCGGTCGCAGTCATGCCTTGTTGCTCGCAGAGCTACACGCTCACGTCGTGGTCAACGATCTCGGGGTCGATCGGGAGGGTCGTGGCGTCGACCGAGTCCCCGCGGAGTCGGTCGTGGCGGAGATAGTGGCGGCCGGCGGGTCCGCGTCGGCGAATCACTCCGACGTCTCCTCAGCAGAGGGGGCGGCTGAGCTCGTCGAAGGTGCCGTTCAGATGTTCGGTGGGATCGATATTCTGATCAACAACGCAGGGGTGCTCACGGGCCACGACTTTCCGTTCACCCCGGTCGACGATCTGCGACGCAATCTGGACGTACACCTTGTCGGTGCCTTCGAGTTGACGCGAGCAGCGTGGCCTCACTTGCGTATGAGCGACGCCGGTCGAGTGGTGATGACCTCGTCGAGCGGTCTGTTCGGCGACCTGGACCTCATCGCATACGGAAGTGCGAAAGCCGGCGTTGTCGGTCTTGCTGCAGGGCTTGCGGCAGTGGGAGCGCGTGACGGCGTCGGTGTGAATACGATCGCGCCCATCGCGAACACTCGGATGTCCGATCCCGATCCGGTCTTCGACTCGTTCACGCCACGTGACGTCTCCGCAGTGGTGGCTTACTTGGCTCACTCGGATTGCCAACTGAACGGTGTGACTCTGGCGGCAGGTGGCGGCCGAGTGGCGCGAATTGCCATCGGTGAGAGCGCTGGCCACGTACAACAGGACCTCACCATCGAAGACGTCGCAGACAACATCGACACCATCTGCGATACAGGTGAGTTGTTCGTGCCCAACGACATGGCGGGATACTTTCGTGCCTTCCTCGGTCGCGTGTCCGACAGGAAACGACTGCCGTGA
- a CDS encoding aldehyde dehydrogenase family protein, with protein sequence MTSVVEKNAWADATAFESSIYSNGWTAAGDGSIEVFAPATGELLGRVGAASPEDVRRAAADAAAAQVMWGNAPYAVRAAVLNRAAELLLEHEQDFAYWLRREGGATELRAQSEVRGSTGELREAAATISREPAEFYPSLKPGEESYGRRVPRGVIGVISPWNAPLLLAIRSVAPALALGNAVVLKPDPHTPISGGILVAQLFEDAGLPSGLLHVLPGGVEAGKELVADPNIATISFTGSTEVGRMVGAAAGGALKPVNLELGGNNAFIVLADADVEAAAAAGAWSSYFGSGQGCICAGRHLVAADVYDQYVELVTKFAQGVRAGNTADEGIKLGPIINQRQLDRVHRIVNESVDAGAVLKVGGKPDGLVYPATVLADVKPGMAVFEEETFGPVIAVTKFETDADAIALANQSEYGLTGAVHSRSRGRALGIADRLRTGMVHINDVTVKDGPTVPFGGMGASGNGGRFGGDRNWDEFTEWRWFTVNDLALPREL encoded by the coding sequence ATGACATCAGTGGTCGAGAAGAACGCGTGGGCGGACGCGACGGCGTTCGAGAGTTCCATCTACAGCAACGGGTGGACTGCCGCCGGGGACGGTTCCATCGAAGTCTTTGCTCCCGCGACCGGTGAACTCCTCGGGCGGGTGGGGGCCGCGTCACCAGAAGACGTGAGAAGGGCAGCCGCCGACGCGGCTGCCGCTCAGGTCATGTGGGGGAACGCTCCGTACGCAGTTCGTGCGGCTGTGTTGAACCGGGCAGCAGAACTGCTGCTGGAGCACGAGCAGGATTTCGCATACTGGCTGCGCCGCGAAGGTGGAGCAACAGAGTTGCGCGCGCAGTCGGAGGTTCGTGGATCCACTGGCGAGCTGCGTGAGGCGGCGGCTACGATTTCGCGTGAACCGGCCGAGTTCTATCCGTCTCTGAAGCCCGGCGAAGAAAGCTACGGTCGCCGAGTGCCGCGTGGTGTCATCGGAGTCATTTCTCCGTGGAACGCGCCGTTGCTCCTGGCGATCCGGTCTGTGGCACCCGCCCTGGCCCTGGGAAATGCGGTTGTGCTCAAGCCGGACCCGCACACCCCGATCTCGGGGGGCATCCTGGTCGCGCAGTTGTTCGAGGACGCAGGTCTACCGTCCGGACTGCTGCATGTACTCCCCGGCGGGGTCGAAGCTGGTAAGGAACTTGTCGCCGATCCCAACATTGCCACTATCTCGTTCACTGGTTCCACCGAGGTGGGGCGCATGGTCGGTGCTGCGGCAGGTGGCGCTCTCAAGCCGGTCAACCTCGAGCTCGGCGGGAACAATGCGTTCATCGTGCTGGCAGACGCAGATGTCGAAGCCGCCGCAGCCGCCGGGGCGTGGAGTTCCTATTTCGGATCCGGTCAGGGATGCATCTGCGCGGGAAGGCATCTCGTCGCCGCCGACGTGTATGACCAGTACGTCGAGCTGGTCACCAAGTTCGCGCAGGGAGTCAGAGCCGGCAACACTGCCGATGAAGGCATCAAATTGGGCCCGATCATCAACCAGCGTCAACTCGACCGTGTCCATCGCATCGTCAATGAGAGCGTCGACGCCGGCGCAGTACTCAAGGTGGGTGGCAAGCCGGACGGTCTCGTCTACCCCGCAACGGTACTGGCGGATGTCAAGCCAGGGATGGCTGTATTCGAGGAGGAGACTTTCGGGCCCGTCATTGCCGTGACCAAGTTCGAAACGGACGCCGATGCCATCGCTCTGGCGAACCAGAGCGAGTACGGCCTCACCGGCGCAGTTCATTCTCGCTCGCGGGGGCGTGCACTGGGTATTGCTGATCGACTCCGCACCGGCATGGTCCACATCAACGACGTGACGGTCAAGGACGGCCCGACTGTCCCCTTCGGCGGAATGGGAGCATCCGGTAACGGCGGTCGCTTCGGTGGGGATCGGAACTGGGACGAGTTCACCGAGTGGCGCTGGTTCACAGTCAACGACTTGGCATTGCCCCGGGAGCTCTGA
- a CDS encoding NAD(P)/FAD-dependent oxidoreductase produces the protein MFYADTDMISATSCILHSMLTDPESVDVAIVGAGIIGVATAAYLAAGGARVTVFERDQVASGASGRNLGTILDPMNSALSPLHAPSLAGYRELAGALPDLFALPAAPVGLLMLDPDEAKMRTLVEQVSSDYPELEPRVVDASAIEPAVASGLSGCLLNTAYPAEPASATAAFAELARRSGATVRVGAPASVIFRDGRAIGVDVGGEEVRAGTVLVAAGPWSPGLVRPDGSWRPITPLWGVTAQIELDGDAPRHALSEAFPEDEEAARGMFTLTTARSATGRYATALGSTFNVSEPDPKDHIAAMIDHGARFVPGLASARVLATRTCARPVSRDGLPLLGPVPGVEGLHIASGHGAWGISLGPATARMAADALLGSSDVPDLYAAARFR, from the coding sequence ATGTTCTACGCCGATACCGACATGATCTCCGCCACATCGTGTATATTGCATTCTATGCTAACTGATCCGGAATCGGTAGATGTGGCGATCGTCGGTGCGGGAATCATCGGCGTCGCCACGGCCGCGTATCTCGCGGCTGGCGGTGCTCGAGTGACTGTGTTCGAGCGCGACCAAGTCGCGTCCGGTGCGTCCGGTCGTAACCTGGGCACGATTCTCGACCCGATGAATTCGGCACTCTCGCCCCTCCATGCCCCGAGTCTTGCTGGCTATCGGGAGCTCGCGGGAGCTTTGCCGGATCTGTTCGCACTGCCCGCCGCGCCGGTCGGGCTTCTCATGCTCGACCCAGACGAAGCGAAAATGCGCACACTGGTCGAACAGGTGTCGTCGGACTACCCTGAACTCGAACCGCGCGTAGTCGATGCGTCGGCGATCGAACCTGCAGTTGCGTCAGGACTCAGTGGGTGCCTTCTGAATACGGCATACCCAGCGGAGCCGGCATCGGCCACTGCGGCTTTTGCAGAGCTTGCCCGGCGATCGGGGGCGACCGTTCGAGTCGGTGCCCCCGCGTCTGTCATCTTCAGGGACGGGCGGGCGATCGGCGTCGACGTGGGTGGCGAGGAGGTTCGGGCGGGGACCGTCCTTGTGGCCGCTGGTCCGTGGTCGCCGGGTCTGGTCAGACCTGACGGATCGTGGAGACCGATCACCCCTCTCTGGGGAGTCACGGCTCAGATCGAACTGGACGGCGACGCACCTCGTCACGCGCTCAGCGAGGCGTTCCCCGAGGACGAGGAAGCTGCCCGTGGCATGTTCACGCTGACGACCGCTCGAAGTGCGACCGGTCGATACGCGACAGCCCTGGGCTCGACGTTCAATGTCTCCGAACCAGATCCGAAAGATCATATTGCGGCAATGATCGACCATGGCGCACGCTTTGTTCCTGGTCTGGCCTCTGCTCGTGTGCTTGCTACTCGCACCTGCGCGAGACCGGTCTCGCGCGACGGGCTTCCCTTGTTGGGTCCTGTTCCAGGAGTGGAGGGGCTGCACATAGCCAGTGGTCATGGCGCATGGGGGATATCGCTCGGTCCCGCAACAGCGCGGATGGCCGCCGACGCGCTTCTGGGATCCTCCGACGTTCCCGATCTTTATGCAGCGGCACGGTTCAGGTGA
- a CDS encoding RidA family protein, with translation MKFHAATKTVEKIVETQGVTMGHAVEVGDLIFLTGLISVDTETGQLTDGDIDHSARGTLALVEGILGDLGLTLDNVVKVTAYLPDAADFKGWNAVFNERFSHPRPLRTTLITGLLAGKIELEVMAARQPRS, from the coding sequence ATGAAATTTCATGCAGCAACCAAAACCGTCGAAAAGATCGTCGAGACGCAGGGCGTCACGATGGGTCACGCTGTAGAGGTCGGCGATCTCATTTTCCTCACGGGTCTGATCAGCGTCGACACGGAGACCGGACAGCTCACCGACGGTGACATCGATCATTCGGCGCGCGGAACGCTCGCACTGGTAGAGGGCATCCTCGGTGACCTCGGACTGACGCTCGACAACGTGGTCAAGGTGACGGCATATCTACCCGACGCCGCAGACTTCAAGGGTTGGAACGCTGTGTTCAATGAGCGCTTCAGCCACCCCCGCCCTCTTCGAACGACTCTGATCACCGGTCTTCTCGCGGGCAAGATCGAACTCGAAGTGATGGCGGCTCGTCAACCTCGGTCGTGA
- a CDS encoding LLM class flavin-dependent oxidoreductase, giving the protein MQYGLYVPNYGGFGSVMDLVGLAQIAEQAGWDGFFIYDTVYAGSEPVADAQIAIAGMVMRTSSIKLGALVTPMARTRPWKMAREISALSALSGGRIVAGVGLGMDSEYAPFNNERRTARERGALVDDNLDILRQLLSGRRIDWTQSPRSTAVLGRPRPDEIHVEAFRPTPVTRVPLWGAATLVVAEGSKQPMRAIARASGLDGIFPIRDDAPQRFTPDDLEEVLSLAFKGKPTPPNFDVVVHGEHGDDPGPLQQAGATWWMCMPDRDDTLARVQAFARSGPPR; this is encoded by the coding sequence ATGCAGTACGGATTGTATGTTCCGAACTACGGCGGTTTCGGCTCCGTCATGGATCTCGTCGGTCTCGCACAGATCGCAGAACAGGCCGGCTGGGACGGCTTCTTCATCTACGACACTGTGTATGCGGGGTCCGAACCTGTCGCTGATGCGCAGATCGCGATCGCGGGAATGGTCATGCGGACGTCGAGCATCAAGCTCGGAGCTCTCGTCACTCCGATGGCGCGAACGAGGCCGTGGAAGATGGCACGTGAGATCTCAGCACTGTCCGCCCTGAGCGGCGGTCGAATAGTCGCCGGAGTTGGTCTCGGAATGGACTCCGAGTACGCGCCTTTCAACAACGAGCGACGGACCGCCCGCGAGCGCGGTGCTCTTGTCGACGACAATCTCGACATTCTTCGGCAACTGCTCAGCGGTCGTAGAATCGACTGGACGCAGTCACCACGATCGACAGCCGTACTCGGGCGACCGCGTCCGGACGAGATACATGTGGAAGCCTTCCGTCCCACGCCAGTCACTCGGGTGCCCCTTTGGGGTGCCGCCACCCTGGTCGTGGCAGAGGGATCAAAGCAGCCGATGCGGGCGATAGCCCGCGCCAGCGGACTCGACGGAATTTTCCCTATCCGCGACGACGCGCCACAGCGATTCACTCCCGACGATCTCGAGGAAGTTCTAAGCCTGGCTTTCAAGGGGAAGCCTACTCCCCCGAATTTTGACGTTGTCGTCCATGGCGAGCATGGCGACGATCCGGGCCCACTACAACAAGCAGGCGCAACATGGTGGATGTGTATGCCGGACCGAGACGACACTCTCGCCCGAGTTCAGGCCTTCGCCCGATCTGGACCACCACGTTGA
- a CDS encoding aldehyde dehydrogenase family protein translates to MSSVASPLVIGGVEIPTVRPQLFIAGQWRDASDGSTFEVLAPASEEHLAHVAAATEADVDAAVSAARAQFDGGEWSRLAPFERGLLLFRLADLIERDAKLLATLEAADVGRPIFEPTYDMTVVVDVFRHFGGWADKIDGRWLSPQPAFGHDRRAYTVREALGVVGAITPWNLPTLIAAWKLAPALAAGNTVVLKPAEDATLSILHLARLIEEAGFPPGSVNVVPGLGKVAGSAIVKHAGVDKVSFTGSTAVGREISLQAAGDFKRVTLELGGKSPQLVFADSNVDEIVPGIAAGFFANQGQTCAAGSRILVAREKYDDVVAGLAAVARSIRLGDPFDPETQMGALVNARQRERVLDFVARGQADGAELVAGGGRPDRAGFFVEPTIFAGGGSKTSIAQEEIFGPVGLVLPFDSVDEAVAMANDTRYGLAAYVWTRDISLAHQVAARVKAGAVYINGGGAPDARLPWGGTKASGVGRELGFAGIEANTEEKSVTLTL, encoded by the coding sequence ATGAGTTCAGTCGCGAGTCCACTCGTGATCGGCGGTGTCGAGATCCCTACCGTCCGACCGCAGCTTTTTATCGCGGGACAATGGCGTGACGCGTCGGACGGAAGTACGTTCGAAGTTCTCGCACCGGCCAGCGAGGAACACCTTGCCCACGTTGCCGCGGCAACCGAGGCGGATGTCGATGCCGCCGTCTCGGCCGCTCGGGCGCAATTCGATGGAGGGGAATGGTCACGCCTTGCCCCGTTCGAGCGCGGACTTCTGCTCTTCCGCCTCGCCGACCTCATCGAGCGTGATGCGAAATTGCTCGCCACCCTCGAGGCAGCGGACGTCGGGCGACCGATTTTCGAGCCCACCTACGACATGACCGTGGTGGTTGATGTGTTCCGTCATTTCGGCGGGTGGGCTGACAAGATCGACGGACGGTGGCTTTCGCCGCAGCCCGCGTTCGGACACGATCGACGGGCCTACACGGTGCGCGAGGCCCTCGGCGTCGTCGGCGCCATCACACCGTGGAATCTCCCCACACTGATTGCAGCATGGAAACTCGCCCCGGCTCTTGCCGCAGGAAACACGGTCGTGCTCAAACCGGCGGAGGACGCGACACTCAGCATCCTCCATCTGGCCCGCTTGATCGAGGAGGCGGGCTTCCCGCCCGGGTCGGTCAACGTCGTTCCGGGCCTCGGCAAGGTGGCCGGATCTGCCATCGTGAAGCATGCCGGAGTCGACAAAGTCTCCTTCACCGGAAGTACCGCTGTAGGACGCGAAATCTCGTTGCAAGCCGCCGGAGACTTCAAGCGAGTGACTCTTGAACTCGGAGGAAAATCGCCTCAGTTAGTGTTCGCGGATTCCAACGTGGACGAGATCGTTCCCGGTATCGCTGCCGGCTTCTTCGCGAATCAAGGTCAGACGTGTGCCGCGGGCTCTCGTATCCTTGTTGCTCGTGAGAAGTACGACGACGTCGTAGCTGGACTCGCAGCCGTCGCTCGCAGCATTCGCCTGGGTGACCCCTTCGACCCGGAAACCCAGATGGGTGCTCTGGTCAACGCCCGTCAGCGCGAACGCGTGCTGGATTTCGTCGCACGTGGACAAGCCGACGGGGCCGAGCTCGTTGCGGGCGGTGGTCGGCCCGACAGAGCCGGCTTCTTCGTCGAGCCCACCATCTTCGCCGGTGGAGGAAGCAAGACATCGATTGCCCAGGAGGAGATTTTCGGTCCCGTCGGCCTTGTCCTTCCTTTCGACAGCGTCGACGAGGCGGTCGCCATGGCAAACGACACCCGTTATGGGCTCGCCGCCTACGTGTGGACCCGCGACATCAGCCTTGCGCATCAGGTCGCGGCGCGTGTGAAGGCCGGCGCCGTCTACATCAACGGCGGAGGCGCTCCAGATGCGCGACTTCCCTGGGGAGGTACGAAAGCCAGTGGCGTGGGCCGTGAACTGGGGTTCGCGGGAATCGAAGCCAACACGGAGGAGAAGTCCGTAACCCTGACCCTGTGA
- a CDS encoding GlcG/HbpS family heme-binding protein — MVNLSLKTASEIIAASRRHAAEYELKPLTVVVYDSGGHLIAAEREDGASIKRYEIASGKAQGALAFGMGSRALMQRAEAQSYFIAAATAATGGSLIPVPGGVLIRDQDSELIGAIGISGDTSDADEAACVAGVHAVGLLAQVD; from the coding sequence ATTGTGAACCTATCCCTCAAGACCGCATCCGAGATCATCGCCGCATCACGGAGGCACGCCGCGGAGTATGAGCTCAAACCGCTCACCGTAGTAGTGTACGACTCCGGTGGTCATCTGATCGCGGCGGAGCGCGAGGACGGAGCGTCGATCAAGCGTTACGAGATCGCCAGCGGCAAGGCACAAGGCGCTCTCGCCTTCGGTATGGGATCGCGCGCGCTGATGCAGCGTGCCGAGGCCCAGTCGTACTTCATCGCCGCTGCGACTGCGGCGACCGGAGGGTCATTGATACCGGTGCCCGGGGGTGTTCTGATTCGGGATCAGGACAGCGAGCTGATAGGCGCCATCGGAATCTCGGGAGATACGTCAGATGCAGATGAGGCGGCCTGTGTCGCCGGGGTACATGCTGTCGGTCTGCTTGCGCAGGTGGACTGA
- a CDS encoding aromatic ring-hydroxylating oxygenase subunit alpha, which yields MGSVDPVAPELVAKIFSALYVRQQASRVQWKNAQCNPYCVVEERPLSVVVRHPNYFTSLPGEYYTSPQIFEQEKEKVFKRKWLYVAHVSQVREPGDYVTVRAALESLIVTRDRNGAVRAYFNVCRHRGSQICDELSTGKAKAFVCPYHRWSYGLDGSLLAAPAMRNGEDFDYPEFGLQEAHCEVFYGSIYVWLGKEPEMSLRDQLSGGGMFPINDEKLSSIEPERVKMIHENRHIAKANWKIVMENNIECYHCASGHPDIAVVADLENFYYERGDDGELVACGVDSSFGLKEDVKTYSMDGERVCKKRLGNLADGDSFVWADMVMWSSHPHFCDYSQKMIVHPISVDTSEIVLQWFVHEDAVEGVDYEVKDVIALFSAVAEQDYVFVERQQRGVSSDRYIPGPNHSLRETDMEAALLDYIKLMEA from the coding sequence ATGGGGTCGGTCGATCCGGTAGCTCCTGAGCTGGTCGCGAAGATTTTCTCCGCTCTGTATGTACGCCAACAAGCAAGTCGCGTACAGTGGAAGAATGCACAATGCAATCCATATTGCGTGGTAGAGGAGAGACCCTTGTCTGTTGTCGTACGCCATCCCAACTACTTCACGAGCCTCCCGGGCGAGTACTACACCTCTCCGCAGATCTTCGAACAGGAGAAGGAGAAGGTCTTCAAGAGGAAGTGGCTTTACGTAGCGCACGTCAGCCAGGTCCGTGAACCGGGTGATTATGTGACTGTGCGCGCTGCGCTCGAAAGCCTCATCGTGACACGCGACCGCAACGGCGCGGTACGCGCTTATTTCAATGTGTGTCGGCACCGCGGGTCTCAGATCTGCGACGAACTGTCGACGGGAAAAGCCAAAGCATTCGTGTGCCCGTACCATCGCTGGTCATACGGCCTCGACGGGTCACTGTTGGCAGCGCCGGCGATGCGGAATGGTGAAGACTTCGATTATCCGGAATTCGGGCTACAAGAAGCTCACTGCGAGGTGTTCTACGGTTCGATCTACGTGTGGCTCGGCAAAGAGCCTGAGATGTCCCTGCGTGATCAATTGAGCGGCGGGGGCATGTTCCCCATCAACGACGAAAAGTTGTCGAGTATCGAGCCCGAACGGGTCAAGATGATTCACGAGAACCGCCATATCGCCAAGGCGAACTGGAAAATCGTGATGGAGAACAATATCGAGTGTTACCACTGTGCGAGTGGCCACCCGGATATCGCGGTCGTCGCCGATCTCGAGAATTTCTATTACGAACGTGGTGACGACGGCGAGCTCGTTGCCTGCGGGGTTGATAGTTCATTCGGTCTCAAGGAAGACGTGAAGACGTACTCGATGGACGGCGAGCGCGTTTGTAAGAAGCGCCTCGGAAACCTGGCAGATGGTGACAGCTTCGTGTGGGCCGACATGGTGATGTGGTCCTCGCACCCCCACTTCTGTGATTACAGCCAGAAAATGATCGTGCATCCGATCTCGGTGGACACGTCGGAAATCGTTCTGCAGTGGTTCGTTCACGAGGACGCTGTGGAAGGCGTGGATTACGAGGTGAAGGACGTCATAGCACTGTTCAGTGCCGTTGCCGAACAGGACTACGTGTTCGTCGAGCGCCAGCAACGAGGTGTGTCATCGGACCGCTATATTCCAGGCCCCAATCATTCACTGCGGGAGACCGACATGGAAGCAGCGCTACTTGATTACATCAAGTTGATGGAAGCCTGA
- a CDS encoding GntR family transcriptional regulator yields MSMARDDRIQPQTRTQIVIQRLRDDILSGVMPAGSRIRQVELAKRLGVSTTPVREALTVLEREGLVVLDAYRGAMVLSIRLQDLRENFKIRTRLECLAVEEAARQAGDRDIADLELLLDTMDDVDDPLKYFQLNRDFHARMYESAKMPRLCEVIAQFRDAADVYLRLAAATDDDVAPDMNITRAEHRALVDAIQAREPRRASLIMQSHIQSLGDRLIDSFGQWQKASSDVAMQSGTGPVFTDGDTQVVNSRRALDREPV; encoded by the coding sequence ATGAGCATGGCGCGAGATGACAGGATCCAACCTCAGACCAGGACCCAGATAGTCATCCAGCGTCTGCGCGATGACATCTTGTCAGGCGTCATGCCGGCGGGAAGCCGGATTCGTCAGGTGGAGCTCGCCAAGCGATTGGGAGTGAGTACAACCCCAGTTCGGGAGGCGCTCACGGTCCTCGAACGTGAAGGCCTGGTCGTCCTCGATGCCTACCGCGGCGCGATGGTGTTGTCCATCAGATTGCAGGATCTTCGGGAGAACTTCAAGATTCGCACCCGCCTAGAGTGCTTAGCTGTCGAAGAGGCCGCACGGCAAGCGGGGGACCGTGACATTGCAGATCTAGAGCTCTTACTCGATACAATGGATGACGTCGATGATCCATTGAAATATTTCCAACTCAATCGGGACTTCCATGCCCGGATGTACGAGAGTGCGAAAATGCCGCGGCTGTGCGAGGTCATCGCTCAGTTCAGAGACGCCGCCGATGTGTATCTGCGCTTGGCTGCAGCCACGGACGACGATGTCGCGCCCGACATGAACATCACACGTGCCGAACATCGGGCTCTGGTAGACGCGATACAAGCACGCGAGCCACGCCGGGCTTCGCTGATTATGCAGTCTCACATCCAGTCGCTCGGCGATCGGCTCATCGATTCGTTCGGCCAGTGGCAGAAGGCGTCGTCGGACGTTGCGATGCAGAGCGGCACAGGGCCTGTCTTCACTGACGGTGACACGCAGGTCGTCAACTCACGACGAGCGCTCGATCGCGAACCTGTGTAG